A section of the Oncorhynchus nerka isolate Pitt River linkage group LG3, Oner_Uvic_2.0, whole genome shotgun sequence genome encodes:
- the LOC115140836 gene encoding oocyte zinc finger protein XlCOF22-like — protein sequence MDKDKFAVSHDPCSWLEMHQFIGDLMVSGGALGLKDAPPAGPGSSPGSAQPRQVQAQAESIREARDISGQTQHHTCTCPGCPYSSSSSFQTIKPSSTYSPELSQPQSQAKDTSTQSPAPTTLTTQGTSSPSPLPQIPTFPCFCCRRGFQTCTQLQHHQQGAADFPFSQTHTYYHHHCPLTICLPHHHSHPGLSPGTFPCLSCQHSFPSCSQLFHEHQGHTPPQNHVGGVTIVSPTLHPCMHCPASFPRPSQLLQHQRTQHAHKAGGFLCTECGRAFNSHSNLRIHLNVHTGARPYSCPDCGKSFSQSGALKIHRRIHTGERPYTCTYCGRGFPHLAGVRAHQRTHTGEKPYRCTQCEKCFTQSGALKIHTRIHTGERPFVCSLCGKGFSNRSGIRFHQRTVHGMGSDMGGGGGAGGSHRGRQSLGSSAAVGRPSANPNRLHNNPHTDVTSSITPAPTKILSPGSLLAPPGSGLTVTSDKELQFQSSSVKIPSRRAEPGSSREGRAQLYTCEDCGLLFGDAPSRNRHQTVVHYSTEGVEEEGLGDTGGEG from the exons ATGGACAAAGACAAGTTCGCTGTGAGC CATGACCCATGCTCCTGGTTGGAGATGCACCAGTTCATTGGAGACCTGATGGTGTCTGGGGGGGCTCTGGGGCTAAAAGACGCCCCACCAGCAGGCCCAGGCTCATCCCCAGGTTCAGCCCAGCCCAGACAGGTCCAGGCCCAGGCAGAGAGCATTAGAGAGGCCAGAGACATCAGTGGACAAA CTCAGCACCATACCTGCACTTGCCCTGGCTGTCCCTACTCTTCATCTTCCTCCTTCCAGACCATAAAGCCCAGCAGCACCTACAGCCCAGAGCTCAGTCAGCCCCAGAGTCAGGCCAAGGATACCAGCACCCAGAGCCCAGCCCCTACCACTCTCACTACCCAGGGTACTTCTTCACCAAGTCCCCTGCCCCAAATCCCCACCTTCCCTTGTTTCTGCTGCCGCCGGGGCTTCCAGACCTGCACCCAGCTACAGCACCACCAACAGGGGGCAGCAGACTTTCCCTTCTCCCAGACACacacctactaccaccaccactgcccccttACCATCTGCCTGCCCCACCACCACTCCCACCCTGGCCTGTCCCCTGGCACCTTCCCCTGCCTGTCCTGCCAGCATTCCTTCCCCTCCTGCTCCCAGCTCTTCCACGAGCATCAGGGCCACACCCCCCCCCAGAACCATGTTGGAGGGGTGACCATAGTGTCCCCTACCCTACACCCATGCATGCACTGTCCAGCCTCCTTCCCCCGACCCTCTCAGCTGCTACAGCACCAGCGCACCCAGCACGCTCACAAGGCTGGCGGCTTCCTGTGCACTGAGTGCGGGCGCGCCTTCAACTCCCACTCCAACCTCCGCATCCACCTCAACGTACACACCGGCGCCCGGCCCTACTCATGCCCTGACTGCGGCAAGAGTTTCAGCCAGTCGGGAGCGTTGAAGATCCACCGTCGCATCCACACTGGGGAGAGACCCTATACCTGCACCTACTGTGGGAGGGGCTTCCCCCACCTGGCCGGGGTCCGGGCCCACCAAAGGACCCACACAGGTGAGAAGCCCTACCGCTGCACCCAGTGTGAGAAGTGCTTCACCCAGTCGGGGGCACTGAAGATCCACACAAGGATCCACACCGGGGAACGACCGTTTGTGTGCAGCCTCTGTGGGAAGGGCTTCTCCAACCGCTCCGGCATCCGCTTCCACCAGCGCACTGTCCATGGGATGGGGTCGGAtatgggagggggtggaggggccgGTGGGTCCCATAGGGGGAGACAGAGTCTAGGCAGCTCAGCTGCTGTGGGACGCCCCAGTGCCAATCCAAACAGGTTACACAACAACCCCCATACTGATGTGACCTCCAGCATTACTCCTGCCCCGACAAAAATCCTTTCCCCTGGGTCTCTCCTTGCTCCTCCAgggtcaggtctgactgtaaccTCAGACAAAGAGCTCCAGTTCCAGTCTAGCAGTGTGAAGATCCCCTCCAGGAGAGCAGAACCAGGCAGTAGCAGGGAAGGAAGGGCTCAGCTGTACACCTGTGAGGACTGTGGGCTGCTTTTTGGGGACGCTCCCTCCAGAAACCGACACCaaactgtagtgcactactctacagaaggggtagaggaggagggccTGGGGGACActgggggggaggggtga
- the LOC115140844 gene encoding zinc finger protein 696-like isoform X1, which translates to MFKLFKDIQSPMMDSDILNIEEIVMGKGPPDPPAELTTEKPAGHYKPIASFKAPPPPTIQPYQHENLQCFQCFITFCNSKAKERHMKKSHREEYKQQLQQGDTLFTCYVCDRTFPSSEELTQHQGSHNKEDKPFKCPHCQESFRTFSELTTHRRQVCPERQFVCKDCSETFRSPAFLRTHRLAQHPRPEAEVEEPDDPTKTHRCGKCNRGFETESELIMHQENHAGDQHCNGSASPAKKRGRPFKAEDSTVGGKKRKKKEEGTEEAETGNNAEEAAAALAETKVKAGGGGRRGRPKAAVGEEAKEDDSEAPAEEKKPKAAPAPPKQHPCPECELTFPALAQLRAHKKEKHIPRKAHPCEECEESFARPEQLEAHKNRAHTKGRYACPTCGKSFGRESNLKGHQQSSHPEEEEKQEAAGRSKR; encoded by the exons ATGTTTAAACTTTTCAAGGACATCCAGTCTCCCATGATGGACTCAGACATACTGAATATAGAGGAGATAGTGATGGGGAAGGGGCCACCAGATCCCCCTGCAGAACTGACCACTGAGAAACCAGCAGGACACTACAAACCCATTGCCTCCTTCAAAGCACCACCTCCACCCACCATTCAACCAT ATCAGCATGAGAACCTGCAATGTTTCCAGTGCTTCATCACCTTCTGTAACTCCAAAGCCAAGGAGAGGCACATGAAGAAGAGCCATCGTGAGGAGTACAAGCAGCAGCTCCAGCAG GGAGATACTCTGTTCACCTGCTATGTGTGTGACCGTACCTTTCCGTCCTCGGAGGAGCTGACCCAGCACCAGGGCTCACACAACAAGGAGGACAAACCCTTCAAGTGTCCCCACTGCCAGGAGAGCTTCCGCACCTTCTCTGAG CTGACGACCCACAGGAGACAGGTCTGTCCAGAGAGGCAATTTGTGTGTAAGGACTGCAGTGAGACCTTCCGCAGCCCTGCCTTCCTTCGTACCCACCGCCTGGCCCAGCACCCCCGTCCAGAGGCTGAGGTGGAAGAGCCAGATGACCCTACCAAGACCCACCGCTGTGGGAAGTGCAACCGGGGCTTCGAGACAGAGTCTGAGCTAATAATGCACCAAGAGAACCACGCCGGTGACCAGCACTGCAACGGCAGCGCCTCGCCCGCCAAGAAGCGTGGACGGCCCTTTAAAGCAGAGGACTCAACGGTCggagggaagaagagaaagaagaaggaagagggcacagaggagGCTGAGACTGGAAACAATGCAGAGGAGGCTGCAGCAGCTCTGGCTGAGACCAAGGTGAAAGCAGGAGGCGGTGGCAGACGGGGCCGTCCTAAAGCAGCAGTAGGCGAGGAGGCCAAAGAAGACGACAGTGAAGCCCCAGCAGAGGAGAAGAAACCTAAAGCGGCTCCCGCTCCACCCAAGCAACACCCCTGCCCTGAGTGTGAGCTCACGTTCCCTGCCCTGGCCCAGCTCCGCGCCCACAAGAAGGAAAAGCACATCCCACGTAAGGCTCACCCCTGCGAGGAGTGTGAGGAGAGCTTTGCCCGTCCCGAGCAGCTAGAAGCCCACAAGAACCGGGCACACACCAAGGGGCGTTACGCCTGCCCTACCTGTGGCAAGAGCTTTGGCCGAGAGAGCAACCTGAAGGGCCACCAGCAGAGCAGCCacccagaggaggaggagaagcaagAGGCAGCGGGCCGCAGCAAGAGATAA
- the LOC115140851 gene encoding carcinoembryonic antigen-related cell adhesion molecule 18-like, producing MRGFILFAILVIAHAHSSIAALIIQGPDKPVLENDEVTLACLLSDSELNTSQVHFEKFSKYMNKWYRLEEESMYRRCIPGVILRREASQLLLSIRSIQSYFYQGLYRCVADNATAPDNSSQPLAITVEYIRELSVYDVSSSSRKFIKENLLVTLGEDVEVECSTTASEAPQYFWQKYGEDWIVPSSKLRLKNVRMEDGGDYTCMAEHPTLSSLKKSSTISITVLPATNGRLNQAWYDSTNLVLMTSVAGAVLLVLILSITVFLVRRAKQAKSTKGPIDDHSQKKPIYTASVESLASTSGDKQPLV from the exons ATGAGAGGTTTTATACTCTTTGCGATTTTAGTAATTGCACATGCTCACAGCAGTATTG CGGCTCTGATTATACAGGGACCAGACAAGCCTGTTCTGGAGAACGATGAAGTCACCCTGGCATGTCTGCTTTCTGACTCGGAGCTCAACACCAGCCAAGTCCACTTTGAGAAGTTTTCCAAG TACATGAATAAGTGGTATCGACTGGAGGAGGAGTCCATGTACCGCCGATGTATCCCTGGTGTTATCTTGAGGCGTGAGGCGAGCCAACTGCTTCTGTCCATCCGCAGCATCCAAAGCTACTTCTACCAAGGACTCTACCGCTGTGTCGCAGACAACGCCACGGCACCCGACAACTCCTCCCAGCCCCTGGCTATCACCGTTGAAT ACATACGTGAGCTGTCTGTGTACGATGTGTCCTCCTCCAGCCGGAAGTTCATCAAGGAGAACCTGCTTGTGACACTAGGCGAAGACGTAGAGGTGGAGTGCTCCACCACAGCCTCTGAGGCACCACAATACTTCTGGCAGAAATAT GGAGAGGACTGGATTGTGCCCTCCTCCAAGCTGAGGCTGAAGAATGTGAGGATGGAGGATGGTGGAGACTACACCTGCATGGCTGAGCACCCCACCCTGTCCAGCCTGAAGAAGAGCAGCACCATCTCCATCACTGTGCTGCCAG CCACCAACGGCCGTCTCAACCAAGCCTGGTACGACTCCACCAACCTGGTGTTGATGACCTCCGTGGCGGGGGCGGTTCTCCTGGTGCTCATCCTGTCTATCACCGTCTTCCTGGTCCGCAGGGCCAAGCAGGCCAAGAGCACCAAGGGACCCAT
- the LOC115140844 gene encoding zinc finger protein 696-like isoform X2: MMDSDILNIEEIVMGKGPPDPPAELTTEKPAGHYKPIASFKAPPPPTIQPYQHENLQCFQCFITFCNSKAKERHMKKSHREEYKQQLQQGDTLFTCYVCDRTFPSSEELTQHQGSHNKEDKPFKCPHCQESFRTFSELTTHRRQVCPERQFVCKDCSETFRSPAFLRTHRLAQHPRPEAEVEEPDDPTKTHRCGKCNRGFETESELIMHQENHAGDQHCNGSASPAKKRGRPFKAEDSTVGGKKRKKKEEGTEEAETGNNAEEAAAALAETKVKAGGGGRRGRPKAAVGEEAKEDDSEAPAEEKKPKAAPAPPKQHPCPECELTFPALAQLRAHKKEKHIPRKAHPCEECEESFARPEQLEAHKNRAHTKGRYACPTCGKSFGRESNLKGHQQSSHPEEEEKQEAAGRSKR; this comes from the exons ATGATGGACTCAGACATACTGAATATAGAGGAGATAGTGATGGGGAAGGGGCCACCAGATCCCCCTGCAGAACTGACCACTGAGAAACCAGCAGGACACTACAAACCCATTGCCTCCTTCAAAGCACCACCTCCACCCACCATTCAACCAT ATCAGCATGAGAACCTGCAATGTTTCCAGTGCTTCATCACCTTCTGTAACTCCAAAGCCAAGGAGAGGCACATGAAGAAGAGCCATCGTGAGGAGTACAAGCAGCAGCTCCAGCAG GGAGATACTCTGTTCACCTGCTATGTGTGTGACCGTACCTTTCCGTCCTCGGAGGAGCTGACCCAGCACCAGGGCTCACACAACAAGGAGGACAAACCCTTCAAGTGTCCCCACTGCCAGGAGAGCTTCCGCACCTTCTCTGAG CTGACGACCCACAGGAGACAGGTCTGTCCAGAGAGGCAATTTGTGTGTAAGGACTGCAGTGAGACCTTCCGCAGCCCTGCCTTCCTTCGTACCCACCGCCTGGCCCAGCACCCCCGTCCAGAGGCTGAGGTGGAAGAGCCAGATGACCCTACCAAGACCCACCGCTGTGGGAAGTGCAACCGGGGCTTCGAGACAGAGTCTGAGCTAATAATGCACCAAGAGAACCACGCCGGTGACCAGCACTGCAACGGCAGCGCCTCGCCCGCCAAGAAGCGTGGACGGCCCTTTAAAGCAGAGGACTCAACGGTCggagggaagaagagaaagaagaaggaagagggcacagaggagGCTGAGACTGGAAACAATGCAGAGGAGGCTGCAGCAGCTCTGGCTGAGACCAAGGTGAAAGCAGGAGGCGGTGGCAGACGGGGCCGTCCTAAAGCAGCAGTAGGCGAGGAGGCCAAAGAAGACGACAGTGAAGCCCCAGCAGAGGAGAAGAAACCTAAAGCGGCTCCCGCTCCACCCAAGCAACACCCCTGCCCTGAGTGTGAGCTCACGTTCCCTGCCCTGGCCCAGCTCCGCGCCCACAAGAAGGAAAAGCACATCCCACGTAAGGCTCACCCCTGCGAGGAGTGTGAGGAGAGCTTTGCCCGTCCCGAGCAGCTAGAAGCCCACAAGAACCGGGCACACACCAAGGGGCGTTACGCCTGCCCTACCTGTGGCAAGAGCTTTGGCCGAGAGAGCAACCTGAAGGGCCACCAGCAGAGCAGCCacccagaggaggaggagaagcaagAGGCAGCGGGCCGCAGCAAGAGATAA
- the wu:fe05a04 gene encoding uncharacterized protein wu:fe05a04 → MSDFTIDIQLTELGFPDILQPREMTCVKETPSPSASNNISPGSLANLQIPSSSPPPPAALTPTAVDPELVGVEQLVSVASRTASTVQQVASQTGPRITVTPSPSGPPETLTILCPPPPSTHKPVVVAHTSRPVSPILLPKSLVSGQSNSLHQTPKITKTVLISVSRVGAGTVLTTVPAPSTPPVEHLRTIKKDSELPLADQTAMFQTTPKPVNTGKPGRAVAEEEEPGENIGEGIGGRNGGKGVFNDGKVQGLKEKEAEVAKSLEEDSEETDDSEVSENEDDDEEEEEEDELDPEAEPGGSGEHRCSVCDLVLSSSFQLQEHMNLHTGARPYCCAECGKRFCQLTNYRSHLRTHAQLQTSVPPVQLRCRVCQKGFDSEQGLKDHLAKSHFEKEFYECDACKRIFTCLTKCEEHLEEHKRELADHVCLQCCRRFRLRRSLRRHKERGCVRSYRCTDCPMNFSRKNALLKHSFSHLGLLPYTCIQCRAHFRLARLYRKHECEPERLHCVACLGVFQSHNDFQRHKRETGCWGQQGTKGDEIRCMECGQAFSTADELKNHAGAHQRVMTCSECGKGFRSALMLMSHMGGHAGSRPCLCKNCGLGFPHQQGYESHLKDCGRKPPPVMAPKKPRKDVPAAPSKPLSQLAPSYLPVSAPVKKLERQASVPLSTPVRMPGSAPARVTMGVSASTPVRMPGSSPARVTMGVSASTPVRMPGSAPAGVTMGIPNTTAVRVVSPDQPTKGLWKLSLDKQPPPGVSLVMFVPANTPLASGLSGPSSTPQLPALSGTQPQWKVFNPAPNPGAPPPVLCQSSFTSEPGLSLIAEANRRYSSDAPLDLALKTTYYEQEPANLLPLDLSNKSTCSTPPANLVVKTEPRDPGFAEETEEEVFTSLTGDKKGIVFQSKREPGEDSKMEAMAQKGGNREGSGDEDRQNDSRDDGTAQSQMKKAPKPGVPSTLWLLTVKQTEPLKNTAKVDLVNQLKIESVSSLHSKMLRGLVHIKQEPPSLEPDSGTQISDFCSYSPLTALKRKMEPDVGLDLRWDGGTPGCVLDLRLNGGNPASCDVAEKAEERNMEGDRVEEELEGGEKDGATEERNMEGDRVEEELEGGEKDGATEERNMEGDRVEEELEGGEKDGATEERNMEGDRVEEELEGGEKDDATEERNMEGDRVEEELEGGEKDGATEERKADMDGSEERKEQKDGSKEKDGTEERKGEEDGTEQTDAPVDEPTAHNPETQLPSSLIPSPPSSPPCKRRRSLRTREKPRALRDCLL, encoded by the exons ATGTCAGACTTCACCATTGATATCCAGCTGACAGAACTAGGGTTCCCTGACATCTTGCAGCCCAGAGAAATGACCTGTGTGAAGGAAACACCATCGCCTTCGGCCTCTAACAATATTTCCCCTGGATCCCTGGCTAACCTCCAAATCCCCAGTTCCTCACCGCCTCCTCCTGCTGCACTCACCCCCACAGCTGTGGACCCAGAACTGGTCGGTGTAGAACAGCTGGTTTCTGTAGCCTCAAGGACTGCTTCTACAGTACAGCAGGTTGCCTCACAGACGGGCCCTCGCATTACAGTAACCCCAAGTCCCTCTGGGCCCCCTGAGACACTGACAATACTCTGCCCACCCCCTCCTTCTACACACAAACCGGTGGTAGTGGCACACACTTCACGGCCTGTTAGTCCCATATTGCTACCCAAGAGTTTAGTAAGTGGTCAAAGCAATAGCCTTCACCAAACCCCCAAAATAACTAAAACTGTCTTGATATCTGTGTCTCGTGTTGGAGCTGGTACTGTGTTGACTACTGTACCAGCTCCTTCCACTCCCCCTGTTGAACACTTAAGAACCATTAAGAAGGATTCCGAGCTGCCACTGGCAGACCAGACTGCAATGTTTCAGACCACTCCAAAACCTGTAAACACAGGGAAGCCAGGAAGGGCGGTCGCTGAGGAAGAAGAACCAGGAGAAAATATTGGAGAGGGAAtaggagggagaaatggagggaaaGGTGTTTTCAATGATGGGAAAGTGCAAGGACTGAAAGAGAAAGAAGCAGAAGTTGCAAAGAGTTTAGAGGAGGATTCTGAGGAAACAGATGACAGTGAGGTTTCTGagaatgaggatgatgatgaagaggaggaggaggaggacgaactGGACCCAG AAGCAGAGCCTGGAGGTTCAGGCGAACACCGCTGTAGCGTCTGTGACCTCGTCCTTTCCTCCAGCTTCCAGCTCCAGGAGCACATGAACCTGCACACAGGGGCACGCCCCTACTGCTGTGCCGAGTGTGGCAAGCGCTTCTGTCAGCTGACCAACTACCGCTCCCACCTGCGGACGCACGCCCAGCTCCAGACCTCAGTCCCACCCGTACAGCTCCGCTGCCGTGTTTGCCAGAAGGGCTTTGATTCTGAGCAGGGTTTGAAGGACCACCTAGCCAAGTCCCACTTTGAGAAGGAGTTCTATGAGTGTGACGCATGCAAGCGCATCTTCACCTGCCTGACCAAGTGTGAGGAGCACCTGGAGGAGCACAAGCGCGAGCTGGCGGACCACGTGTGTCTGCAGTGCTGCCGCCGCTTCCGCCTGCGCCGCTCTCTCCGCCGCCACAAGGAGCGGGGCTGTGTCCGCAGCTATCGCTGCACCGACTGCCCCATGAACTTCAGCCGCAAGAATGCCCTCCTCAAGCACAGCTTCTCCCACCTGGGCCTGCTGCCTTACACCTGCATCCAGTGCCGTGCACATTTCCGCCTGGCCAGGCTCTACCGTAAGCACGAGTGTGAGCCGGAGCGGCTCCACTGTGTGGCATGCCTGGGCGTCTTTCAGAGCCACAACGACTTCCAGAGGCACAAGAGGGAGACGGGCTGCTGGGGCCAGCAGGGGACCAAGGGGGATGAGATCCGCTGTATGGAGTGTGGCCAGGCCTTCTCCACGGCTGACGAGCTGAAGAATCACGCCGGGGCCCACCAGAGGGTGATGACCTGCTCCGAGTGCGGCAAGGGCTTCCGCTCGGCCTTGATGCTGATGTCACACATGGGGGGCCACGCAGGGTCGAGGCCCTGTCTGTGTAAGAACTGTGGCCTGGGCTTCCCTCACCAGCAGGGTTACGAGAGCCACCTCAAGGACTGTGGACGCAAACCCCCTCCTGTG ATGGCTCCAAAGAAACCCCGGAAGGACGTACCTGCTGCTCCTTCCAAACCGCTATCCCAGCTCGCTCCAAGTTATCTCCCTGTTTCTGCTCCTGTGAAGAAACTAGAGAGACAAGCGTCAGTACCACTTTCTACCCCAGTGAGAATGCCAGGCTCTGCCCCTGCCAGAGTCACTATGGGAGTCTCTGCTTCTACCCCAGTGAGAATGCCAGGCTCTTCCCCTGCCAGAGTCACTATGGGAGTCTCTGCTTCTACCCCAGTGAGAATGCCAGGCTCTGCCCCTGCCGGAGTCACAATGGGAATCCCTAACACCACTGCTGTCCGTGTGGTGAGCCCTGACCAACCCACCAAGGGTCTGTGGAAGCTCAGCCTGGACAAACAGCCTCCTCCTGGGGTGTCCTTGGTCATGTTTGTCCCTGCCAACACCCCTCTGGCCTCTGGACTCTCTGGCCCATCCTCCACCCCCCAGCTCCCAGCTCTCTCAGGCACACAGCCCCAGTGGAAGGTATTCAACCCAGCACCAAATCCAGGAGCCCCTCCTCCGGTGCTGTGCCAGTCCAGCTTCACCTCTGAGCCGGGCCTGAGCCTCATAGCAGAAGCAAACCGGCGCTACTCCTCTGATGCCCCGCTGGATCTGGCCTTAAAGACAACTTACTACGAACAGGAGCCTGCTAATTTACTACCTCTTGATCTGTCTAACAAGTCGACTTGCTCCACTCCTCCTGCTAACCTTGTAGTCAAGACTGAACCGAGAGACCCTGGGTTTGCAGAGGAGACTGAGGAAGAAGTATTCACAAGTTTAACAGGTGATAAAAAGGGGATAGTATTTCAGAGTAAGAGGGAGCCAGGGGAGGATTCTAAAATGGAGGCTATGGCTCAGAAGGGGGGAAATAGAGAAGGGAGTGGAGATGAAGACAGGCAAAATGACAGCAGAGATGATGGAACAGCTCAGTCTCAAATGAAGAAGGCACCAAAGCCGGGAGTCCCATCAACACTGTGGCTCCTGACCGTCAAACAGACAGAACCTTTGAAGAACACTGCCAAAGTGGATCTAGTGAATCAGCTGAAAATTGAGTCAGTCAGCTCTTTGCACTCCAAAATGCTTCGGGGCTTAGTCCATATAAAGCAGGAACCACCGTCTCTAGAGCCTGACAGTGGAACACAGATCTCAGACTTCTGTTCGTACAGCCCGCTGACAGCATTGAAGAGGAAGATGGAGCCAGACGTGGGGCTGGACTTGAGATGGGATGGGGGCACCCCAGGCTGTGTGCTCGACTTGAGGTTGAATGGAGGGAACCCAGCCAGTTGTGATGTGGCGgagaaagcagaggagaggaacatgGAAGGAGACCGTGTAGAGGAGGAGCTTGAGGGTGGCGAGAAGGATGGcgcaacagaggagaggaacatggAAGGAGACCGTGTAGAGGAGGAGCTTGAGGGTGGCGAGAAGGATGGtgcaacagaggagaggaacatggAAGGAGACCGTGTAGAGGAGGAGCTTGAGGGTGGCGAGAAGGATGGtgcaacagaggagaggaacatggAAGGAGACCGTGTAGAGGAGGAGCTTGAGGGTGGCGAGAAGGATGACGCAACTGAGGAGAGGAACATGGAAGGAGACCGTGTAGAGGAGGAGCTTGAGGGTGGCGAGAAGGATGGcgcaacagaggagaggaaagcagATATGGATGGatcggaggagaggaaagagcagAAGGATGGATCGAAGGAGAAGGATGGAaccgaggagaggaaaggggaggaggatGGAACAGAGCAGACTGACGCCCCTGTTGATGAACCCACAGCCCATAACCCAGAGACacagctcccctcctctctcatcccctctcctccctcctcaccaccatgtAAAAGACGAAGGTCACTAAGGACAAGGGAAAAGCCTAGAGCCCTACGTGACTGTTTATTATAA